Below is a genomic region from Nitrospirota bacterium.
GATGGCAATTGCGAGATAAGCCCTGACATTAAATGCGCCTGGGTAAGGATATACGAGAGGATGAAGAAGCTTGACAAGCTTCAGGAATTCTGTGAGGTTACAATAGAGGCAAAAGACTGGTCAGCATCGCAGAAGCCAAGGGCGCTTACAGCGAGGGAGGAGAAAAAGAAATGAGCTTTAAAGATATATTGAATTCAGGCAAGTTCGTTGTAACGGCAGAGGTAGGCCCGCCAAAAGGCACGGATATAAAAGAGATGATACACCACATGGAGATTCTTAAGGGCAAGGTGGATGCTGTTAATGTTACGGATAACCAGTCCGCTGTTATGCGTATATGCTCAATGGCTGTATCCAAGATTGCAATGGAACACGGGCTTGAGCCGATATTCCAGATGACCTGCCGCGACAGGAACAGGATAGGGCTTCAGTCAGACCTGCTTGGCGCAAGCATTCTTGGAATAAAGAATCTGCTCTGCATGACAGGAGACCATGTCTCAGCGGGAGACCATAAAGGCGCAAAGCCTGTTTATGATGTTGAATCAGTTCAGCTTCTTAAGATTGTTGACGGATTGAATAACGGGAAAGACATGTCAGGCAATGAAATGAAAGGCTCAACTGATTTCTTTCAGGGCGCTGTTGT
It encodes:
- a CDS encoding methylenetetrahydrofolate reductase; translated protein: MSFKDILNSGKFVVTAEVGPPKGTDIKEMIHHMEILKGKVDAVNVTDNQSAVMRICSMAVSKIAMEHGLEPIFQMTCRDRNRIGLQSDLLGASILGIKNLLCMTGDHVSAGDHKGAKPVYDVESVQLLKIVDGLNNGKDMSGNEMKGSTDFFQGAVVTPEANPIEPQLIKFEKKIRAGAKFFQTQAIYDIEKFKDFMKHARKFPVKILAGFVVLKSVGMANFLNNNVPGIRVPQVLIDELKAAGKEKALDTGMNITVRHIKQLKEEKICDGVHIMAIGMEDKVPEIMERSGLL